Proteins from one Methanolinea sp. genomic window:
- a CDS encoding NAD+ synthase produces MERALEDGCVLGRIEHLLRYVYWRSGSRGYVVGVSGGIDSAVAVTMCCRAVGPERVLGLVLPSRVTDPSDIEDAREVCGNLGVECRVIDIEPVLSSFRALLGYRDDPRLLGNLMARTRMAILYYHANREGMLVCGTSNRTEYMIGYCTKWGDNAADVQPLLHLYKTEVIALAETMGNIPERVRRKAPTAGLWPGQTDEGEIGLSYPEIDAALRALAENGWVSRNPVEERVLSMVRASAHKREPPPSLL; encoded by the coding sequence ATGGAAAGGGCATTGGAAGACGGGTGCGTCCTCGGGAGGATCGAGCACCTCCTCCGGTACGTGTACTGGAGGAGCGGGAGCAGGGGCTACGTGGTCGGTGTCTCGGGCGGGATAGACTCCGCGGTCGCGGTGACGATGTGCTGCAGGGCGGTGGGACCGGAACGCGTCCTCGGCCTCGTCCTCCCCTCGCGCGTGACGGACCCTTCCGACATCGAGGACGCCCGGGAGGTCTGCGGGAACCTCGGCGTGGAGTGCAGGGTGATAGACATCGAGCCCGTGCTCTCCTCCTTCCGGGCGCTGCTCGGGTACCGGGACGACCCGCGCCTCCTCGGCAACCTCATGGCGCGGACGCGGATGGCGATCCTATACTACCACGCGAATCGCGAGGGGATGCTCGTCTGCGGGACGTCCAACAGGACGGAGTACATGATCGGGTACTGCACCAAGTGGGGGGACAACGCGGCAGACGTCCAGCCGCTCCTCCACCTCTACAAGACCGAGGTCATCGCGCTCGCGGAGACGATGGGAAACATCCCCGAGCGCGTGCGGCGGAAGGCGCCGACCGCGGGGCTATGGCCCGGCCAGACGGACGAGGGCGAGATAGGGCTCTCCTACCCCGAGATCGACGCCGCGCTCCGCGCGCTCGCGGAGAACGGGTGGGTCAGCCGGAACCCCGTGGAGGAACGCGTCCTCTCGATGGTGCGGGCGAGCGCCCACAAGCGCGAGCCGCCGCCGAGCCTCCTATAG
- a CDS encoding NAD-binding protein, producing MAGERRLFPGRHAGRIPLSRRAKVAVYIVAFAVQIAVYTVLFHHLYPLLEGKPITWPNALLFVLETVTTVGYGDLLPFENQFTVAFTILMMATGIIQIFMVIPLLLVPLVQSRLQPVPPRRVPPELSGHILVVGASPTARAIVESLHVSGLPVAMVVDDAETALSLVESGERHVHVVFGDYHDHGTWAGARVKYARDIVICEDEETTASIILGIRPGTRGRVIAVVDKLSYGRYLRYAGADLVLSPKHVTGQILARHVTLTSHLDTLVEETVVEGNGSTPGPPGGETLRIINIPVLAGSPAAGKRLGDLGLLERFGTECLLVARRGHFTLFPGPGEVLDTSTMLFLLTPTGRIGPMVTELFVPAEEKEFLGVICGFGDVGRSAYRELASLGMECMVIDRRPYPVNSVVGSAEDEATLREARIEDADFCIVALNDDSRNILATLMARNLNPRLRILARANEAAAVEKLSRAGADYVALLPRIGGQIIAGVILAPTVYILLSLPDGQLVVRGQFRRDEPSTVGRVERETGVTVLGLAGKGGSIVRPGKETPVSPGDTLIVIGHQKSLSGFVRFVPGGVR from the coding sequence GTGGCAGGTGAGCGGAGGCTGTTTCCCGGGAGGCACGCCGGGCGGATCCCGCTCTCGCGGCGGGCGAAGGTCGCGGTATACATCGTTGCCTTCGCGGTCCAGATCGCCGTCTACACGGTCCTCTTCCACCACCTCTACCCCCTCCTCGAGGGAAAGCCGATCACGTGGCCGAATGCCCTCCTCTTCGTCCTCGAGACCGTGACGACCGTCGGGTACGGCGATCTCCTCCCCTTCGAGAACCAGTTCACGGTCGCCTTCACGATCCTGATGATGGCGACGGGGATCATCCAGATCTTCATGGTGATCCCCCTCCTCCTCGTCCCCCTCGTCCAGTCCCGGCTCCAGCCCGTCCCCCCGCGGCGCGTCCCGCCGGAACTGTCCGGGCACATTCTGGTCGTGGGGGCGAGCCCCACCGCGCGCGCGATCGTCGAGAGCCTCCACGTCTCCGGTCTCCCGGTCGCGATGGTCGTGGACGACGCGGAGACCGCGCTCTCTCTCGTGGAATCCGGGGAGAGGCACGTGCACGTGGTCTTCGGGGACTACCACGACCACGGGACGTGGGCGGGGGCGCGGGTGAAGTACGCCCGCGACATCGTCATCTGCGAGGACGAGGAGACGACCGCGAGCATCATCCTCGGGATACGGCCGGGGACGAGGGGCCGCGTCATCGCGGTCGTGGACAAGCTCTCCTACGGGCGGTACCTCCGGTACGCGGGTGCCGACCTCGTCCTCTCCCCAAAGCACGTGACCGGCCAGATCCTCGCCCGGCACGTGACCCTCACGTCCCACCTCGACACCCTCGTCGAGGAGACGGTCGTCGAGGGGAACGGGAGCACGCCCGGGCCGCCCGGGGGCGAGACGCTCCGCATCATCAACATCCCTGTCCTCGCGGGGTCCCCCGCGGCGGGAAAGAGGCTCGGGGACCTCGGCCTCCTCGAGCGGTTCGGGACGGAGTGCCTCCTCGTCGCGAGGAGGGGGCACTTCACCCTCTTTCCCGGCCCCGGCGAGGTCCTCGACACCTCGACGATGCTCTTCCTCCTCACCCCGACGGGGAGGATCGGCCCGATGGTCACGGAACTCTTCGTCCCCGCGGAGGAGAAGGAGTTCCTCGGGGTGATCTGCGGGTTTGGGGACGTGGGCAGGTCGGCGTACAGGGAGCTCGCGTCCCTCGGGATGGAGTGCATGGTCATCGACAGGAGACCGTACCCGGTCAACAGCGTCGTCGGGAGCGCCGAGGACGAGGCGACCCTCCGGGAGGCGAGGATAGAGGACGCGGACTTCTGCATCGTCGCCCTCAACGACGACTCGCGCAACATCCTCGCGACGCTCATGGCGCGGAACCTCAACCCCCGCCTGAGAATCCTCGCCCGCGCGAACGAGGCCGCGGCAGTCGAGAAGCTCTCCCGCGCCGGTGCAGACTACGTCGCCCTCCTCCCGCGGATCGGGGGGCAGATCATCGCCGGCGTGATCCTCGCGCCGACGGTCTACATCCTCCTCTCCCTCCCCGACGGGCAGCTCGTCGTGAGGGGACAGTTCCGGCGGGACGAGCCCTCGACGGTCGGCCGCGTGGAGCGCGAGACCGGGGTCACCGTGCTCGGGCTCGCGGGGAAGGGGGGATCGATCGTCCGACCGGGGAAGGAGACCCCCGTCTCCCCGGGGGATACGCTCATCGTGATCGGGCACCAAAAATCACTCTCGGGATTCGTGAGGTTCGTTCCCGGCGGGGTGCGGTGA
- a CDS encoding glucose-6-phosphate isomerase family protein, with amino-acid sequence MDDWKAHAGRPDVRDMAELRAVLRDPSCPLSGPAYYMYRDIARTPEDRAWLAAHRLRFDVTCIPPGDFCGEYPKTKGHYHPENPAGTGYPEVYEVLSGTAHFLLQREDLGAVALVPAGRGDTVLVPPGYGHVTINPGGEPLVVANVVASCFASDYRYYEEHRGAAYYELLGGTLERNPRYPAVPPPAVLSPPGPARPPWAGGPLYKRIEERDGNLSALVYPERYRWVPAGL; translated from the coding sequence ATGGACGACTGGAAGGCGCACGCGGGGCGGCCCGACGTCCGGGACATGGCCGAGCTCCGGGCGGTCCTGCGGGACCCTTCGTGCCCGCTCTCCGGCCCTGCCTACTACATGTACAGGGACATCGCCCGGACGCCGGAGGACAGGGCGTGGCTCGCCGCGCACCGCCTGCGGTTCGACGTGACGTGCATCCCGCCGGGTGATTTCTGCGGCGAGTACCCGAAGACGAAGGGGCACTACCACCCCGAGAACCCGGCGGGGACCGGGTACCCCGAGGTGTACGAGGTCCTCTCGGGGACCGCCCACTTCCTCCTCCAGAGGGAGGACCTCGGGGCCGTCGCTCTCGTCCCCGCGGGGAGGGGGGATACGGTCCTCGTGCCGCCCGGATACGGGCACGTCACCATCAACCCCGGCGGGGAACCCCTGGTGGTCGCAAACGTCGTCGCGTCCTGCTTTGCGAGCGACTACAGGTACTACGAGGAGCACAGGGGTGCCGCGTACTACGAGCTCCTCGGCGGGACACTCGAGAGGAACCCGCGCTACCCCGCCGTCCCCCCGCCCGCGGTCCTTTCGCCCCCCGGCCCCGCGCGCCCCCCGTGGGCGGGAGGTCCCCTGTACAAGAGGATCGAGGAGAGGGACGGGAACCTCTCTGCACTCGTCTATCCCGAGCGGTACCGCTGGGTCCCCGCAGGGCTATAG